The segment AAAAACTAGAAACTACTTGCTTCTATAAACAGGGATCTGTAGCCTTTTTTGTCCGttattacttgtaaacaaataccACACGGTTTAATTGTGGGCACAACCATTAAAATATCGGAAATCTATTATTGTGTATGTgattgatcaaaacattattgtgtcatttcattaatattcatgGAAATCAATGGTTTCGCCGATTGTGCATCTACAGTTTGGAGTAGGGTAGGTACTACCAGACTCAGAAATCGTAGCTAGCGACGGTGGCTTCTTCCTCTCAGTAAAATACAGATTCAGATTGAATTTTAGTTTAATTGGTGCACCCTGACCTACTTTAGAGCTAAAATTAGAACAAATAGTTtactggactttttctcattatgGATAGATATTGCACAGAAATGTTCTCCTCTCTGTCGGATGGGCATTTGATGTACCGTTTGGGGTATTCTTGTTACATTTAAGTTTTAGTAAATACAACAGAATCACCAGAActgggcggggggggggggatcgaaGTGGCCAAGAGGATAACATCGCTTGAATATTTTGTTGCGTTTGCTCTTTAACGTAGGTTGCAGGTTTACAGACTTTATCACTCGACAATCCCATCTGACAAATTTGACAGATGTATCTTGAAAACGTATAAGTACTGCtgtgtgaaaattgtttttttatTGGACAGCACATTTATTTAGTAATTACATTTTAAACACGCCATTCTTTTAACACTGGTGAGATAGTTTTCCgttgaattatatagaaaatgatAGTGATTGATTCCACTCATTCCATAATTCAACTTAAAATAGATAGAATTCGGTCCTGTGGATCTTGAcaatattgatatcaaaaccaaacaaaaattatttgatgAGTACTGAAGCAAACAATTATGGGATAATCAAGCTTTTTTCGCAAAAAAAGCTGtcaaaatttcatataaaaactCACAGCAACATTTTTTTATGAATGAGATTACGAATATTCGTAACGTCATTCAACGACGCTATTCACATAATTTTCGTACACAACTTCAAAAAGAATTCAGACAAAGTTATTAGAATCCTGCATTGAAGGGAAAATCCAATATATACTCGTGGGTATTGATAAAATGTCAATTATTTACAAGATATTAATATAAACGTTTTGTGTTTAGATTACGTCAACAATTCTGAatatatatacgtgtacatTTATTGCGTTATAGCTTCATTATGTTtagctgcagaattgtagctctTTCTGCATTATGTTACGaacatatgcctaaatttgaagcccttcaccggtatttggtgacgtctccataggagtgaaaaattctcgagagggacgttaaaccagatacaatcaatcaattatgtAATTGCACGGCTAATAGATGACATTCTTCATCATTTGCAATCGCATGATCGCAGTAACAATTAATGAAATGatacaatattcattattttgtttttgaatcccataaatgttattttcacaagtttatattgaatttattccTTAAATATTCTTAATGCCAGAAACAATCATAAATGATTTTTCATCTTAATTAGCAAATACACTGAACTCCAAGGAATTTGTGCTTCAGATATTATAATAAGATATGTATGGTGTAGTTTATACAACATGGAGAACATACGTACATACAACATGCGTACATTCAACATATACGTACTTACGAAGTGGAGAATACAACGgtacctacatgtacaacattAAGAACATACGTACTTACAAAATAGAGCACGTACTTACAAGGAGGTGATAAGATTCAATTTGACAAGGAATCAGAtcttactaaaaaaaaaatctgggcGGTAAGACATTGCTACAGTCTGTATTATCTAAACATtctaattatatttatataggtGTAATAACAATTTCCATTTATACTCTGTACTTACAGCTTCAACACAGAACATACAAATTGAAGCTCAACCAGCTACTGTAGATCTGAGACAAGATGATCTGGTTATCCTGTGTTCTGTCACTTCTCCATCACAGATTGAAACAGTGTATACAATACAGTTAATGAAAAACAACTCCGGTCCACTACAAAATGTAGTTTCAGTTCATTCAAGTGGTGGTACAGATGTCATGCCATGGCAGGACACTGCTTTACTGGGCAGGGCTACAGCAACAGGCATCGCCAGTTCACCTCAAGCAGCACAGCTAAGGTTTACCATCCCCAAAGACAACGTTCAGTGTCCAGCAGATTTCATAGGATACAAATGCACCATGAATGGCTTTGGGACTGGTACAACAGGTGTGGTTAATCAAGAAACAAACCAAATATTCGTTTCTTACAGAGGTATGTGGACATTCCAGTGAAACTACCCTTTGTTCCCGTTCTTTAGATAAAACATTCCACTGACAGATGTATATGTCATTACATGTTAGAGGAACTTCTCTTTCAGTCCAGCCGACACTTATTGAGATGCCGCGGGTTCGGATACTCGGGGAATTTTCTGACACAGCCCAGAGACAGTTTACAGTTGGGACTGCCCTTCAGCTGACATGTACAGGACAAACAGGAAGTGACCCAAGGGCTGTAGGTATTCACAGATAAGGGATATAAtctaatgaaataataaatgctttaattttattaatttatcaCTGTCTGTATAGAGcatgaaaattaaaatgtagtgggtttgataaaagaaaaatattcagcTATGTATGatcgtttatttaaagacaatACGATGGTGCGCTAAGACTGTAAATACCTTTACCTTTACGGGACTTCCTCCGACCCCTCTCCACTCCGAAGCCTCCCTTTCAGGATGTCAGTACACGCGTTCTAGTACCATCACCTACAACCTGACTAACAGCGACACCTTCACACAGTTTCTGTGTGAATCTGGGAATTCTGGTCTCTGTGAGACAGGAACAGCTAAACAATTCTTCAACCTAACAATAGGTACGTCGTAGTCCTCCCTTGATGTCGAAAGTTTTATCAtcaaaggaagtgaacatgcaAATGAGACAAAGGgtttaaatatatcattttgatgtatgtcgacaggggatgcttacgaagagtgatcaatctcataactcctataagcaatacaaaatagagagttgggcaaacatggacccctggatattcaagaggagggatcaggtacctaggaggagtaagcattccctgtcagTCCATTTTTGTGTAAACATTTGCAATTACACTCACATGTGATAGAATACAATAACAATTCTATTGCAAACTTGCAATCAAAATGTATGGCCTACAGACAGTTTATCAACTGGGACAGACGAAGTTATcctcttgggggggggggggggagcaggGGGAGGGGATCAGAATGGTGTTGTGACAAAAATTAAGGAAGCATTTCCTAACGTACACTGTAATTATGAAGGATTTCTTGAAATCTCAGACTGTTACAGATACAGAATAAGTATTTGTAGTGTAGATAAATAATATAATTGTTAGAGTCTAATTGCATCTCCAAAATTTATCTTTGTTCCATGTATATCAATTAtcattaatatataaattatatgacAATATTGCAATAATGTTATATGACACAGTCACAATCACCTTAattatctttaaatattttaaaatccaataaaattaattgatttcaaatcttgataaatacagtGCTTCTCAAGTTCAGAAGTTGGAGGAGCTGAAGATATTTTGGGAGtgttttcttcattttcttaatggattgttaataaatttcaattctttttgctcCCAAAATTCTAACATGAATCCATTTTCTTCTTCTGCTGTAGGTGACCCAGTCACCAACAGCAATGTGTCTTATTTACATCAGAGCACATATGCATGCTAGAAAATAATAGATGACCTCCATAAACATTTCAGGTATCACACCGTTAATTATTTATAGAGGGAAAAAGCATTACAATCACTTTGTAAAATtaatgccgaataacgcagtcggaAATGTCTCGTCTGCTGACATTCTAAAAACAGAACCCTACGCGACATTTTCGAATTAACAATTTGCCAGTAAAGAAGACTACTTTCAAATTCACGTGTTTTTCTCATGTGTAAAACACCCTGAgcgcacctcaggaagtagcctcaccTACCAATATCACCCGTGTAAAAACACcctgagtgcacctcaggaactAGCCTCACCTACCATTATCACCTGTGTAAAAACACCCTGAGTGCTCTTCATGAAGTAGCCTCACCTACCAATATCACCTGTGTAAAAACACCCCGAGTGCACCTCAGTTAGTAGCCTCGCCTACCAATATCttatagttcctttgtatacacttgataaTTTCTGTGAATCACACAAAATTTTCTAATCAGGGGTACACAAATTAAGAGTGAAGAAGAAGAGGACATGAAAAAATAATCgcgcatgaaaaaaaaaatctttaaattataTGGAACTActattgactaagttcattttgattggacaattaccgctGTAATACCTTCTATCTTGCAATAGCACCAAGCAACTTAATCCCAGGCCTCACTTTTTAGTTTCAGGGGTCTTATAAGTTTATTatacaatttgtttttcatgttcactttcTTTAATGAAGCAAACCATGTATTCGTACCTTTATTTCCAGCTATATTTCGTTGATCTTGTGTGCGTGTTTTTTATCTTTCCTTCACTATCAAGTTTTTACGGCCTCTGCATCGTCGCAAGCCTGTAACGTATGCTCTCCCCTTTCACTCGTGGCTCTCTGTGTGACAATTTCTTCGTATCTTAAAAATATGCGTGACGGGAGTCGGCCAATCGAAGCAAAAGTTAGTTAGCGATTTAAACTGTTTATAGAATATTGGTATATTACTCTTAACCAAGCAGAACGCCTGTTCTTCCACCACTTCGGTAAACTAACTAACGCAGAATCCGTATGTATACAACGTGTGCTTGACATTAACAGTGATGAACAAACCGATGTTTCGGTGCATTTGATGAGGAAtaataatgtttttcttttactAAGAACAGGCGTTTGGAAGTCTCTATGCGGTGAGTGGGAAGTGTCCAATGCAATATTTGGAGACTAATAACGACAAGTGTTGTGTATTGGTACACCCCCTTGGAACGTTATGTTTCCGGAATTTACatgtccaatttttttctctgcaatatcgtcgcaagccacggcTGAAGTGTACGCTTGTGACGATGCTGTCTCCCATAATGCACTTTTTACAAATCTGTGTTTGcagtatttcatatttttatcttACATACAATCTTGGTGTTTTATTTAGGGTTAAATAttcttttgaagaatttatcgatgtgtaaacgcTGCACATTTTACTCACGAACTCAATAAAAGTGTGAAGCacttttgtgttttgtttatgaGTAGAATGtacggagtttacacatcgataaattcttcaacgAATGTTTGATTtctataattccaattcgtgtCCTGcatcatgaatttcaaacattttaataGTTTCCCCGCGCACCATGTTCTATGTTGTCAGGcgtgtatgtatacatatgtcTCCTTTTCAttattaataaacttgaattgttaatttgccgttaacaCCTATGCTCAATCAAATATCCAGTATAaaacagatgtggaagactctgatctgtcctttatttcgagttcactgagatatatccAATTGacatatcaatacaaattagTATTGTGGATAAATAAGTCTCCCTCGCTATATCTTAATGTCGTGTTTAAGGGTACATCAAGAGATTGTTTTCCTTTCATGTAGaatgttcaaatttttcaatttgttatgttgatagtatcaatgtacataattaatatttatgaggctgatcactgttcgttatcttaaccttttttGTCCTAAGCTTAATTGTATTTATCCTCATTTCAGAAGAAAATATTAGTACTCCAAAAGGTAAGTTTTGGTCACATTGTGAATATTATTCTACTAAACTATAagacttcgttatcttcaccttttttatCATAAACTTAATTTTGTATCTGTCCTCTTTGTAAAAGACAATGTTAGTACTCCAAAACGTAAGTTTTTATCACATTGTGTATATTAGTTTTACTAAACTATAAAATTAACCTTCGTAAGTTTCGAATATTTCACTAAACTACAAGATCAATGTTCGTTACATTTTGCATCTTTACCCTTTTCATCAATGCCTTTCTAAAACTATGCATTTTATTACAGCTGActaaagaattcaaaaaagtacGAGGACttttaaattctgattggaAAGTTTGCAGTTTATTTTCCGACATGTTTTGTATAAGTGTACATATATCAGATGATTACCGATAATCtcgaaaaatataataaatctaCAAGTACTACACAGACGATTCTTAAGCTTAATTGTATTTATCCTTATTTCAGAAGAAAATGTTAGTACTCCAAAAGGTAAGTTTTGGTCACATTGTGAATATTATTTTTACTGAACTATAAGATTAaccttcgttatcttcaccttttttttttatcataaactTAATTTTGTATCTGTCCTCTTTGCAGAAGGCAATATTAGTACTCCAAAACGTAAGTTTTGATCACATTGTGAatattatttttactaactATAAGATTAaccttcgttatcttcaccttttttatCTTAAACTTAATTTTGTATCTGTCCTCTTTGCAGAAGGCAATATTAGTACTCCAAAACGTAAGTTTTGATCACActgtaaatattatttttactaaACTATAAGATTAACCTTcgtaaattttgaatattttacttaattataagatcatgtatatcaattatcatcaatatataaattatatgacAATATTGCAATACTTTTATATGACACAGTCACCTTAATTATCTTAAAAtccaataaaattcatttcaaatattgaaaaatacagTAGATCtcgaaaaatataataaaactaCAAGCACAACACAGACCATTCTCACATAAAAGTTTGTattacagttatttatatttcaatagATTCTAAAATGGCATTCATAATGTAAACTGACattttgtatactttatagCATTGCTTTATGTAATTGAATGTTTTAGACCACAAAATTGCCAGTGATGAAAAGGCAGAGATAATCGGCAGCGTCGTTGGAGCTGTGGTATTCATCGGTCTCCTGGTCACCCTGGTCTTTATGTATAGGCGTTATACATGCAACTGTAATATAGGTGATTACTTAATAATTCAATACTGAAATATATACACTCTCCTTATGTCTGCCTTATTATCTGACTTGCTTTCCACCTTTAGTGAATTTATGCATTTGTTCTATTATATTTTTAGATTTGAAGAAAAACAGAGGGTAAGCTCTAATAGATATTACAACATATTTTCAAGTACATGGGATATCCTTACATACAAGATGTCACATAGatttcgggggagggggggcaaAGATACACAAAAAACTTTACCGATTTCTGTgttatttcaacattttctaAACAGATTCCTATCTGCCATCCACGATTTTCTCTTCGTCGCCTTTTGTAGATATCATTTCGTAGCTACGTATAGGAAAACTGAATACGCCCATCAGCATGTACTTGCATCTGTCTGCGATATTAACTAATGAGAACGCATATAccaatatcattttaataaatgtacaatgtatttatgcAATGAAATCGGAAACATTTCAAACTGACAAGCAGAAAGTCATTAATGCGTTTAACGATGGTTTTTTTTCTACAAAGAGGGAAATCTGTAACCGTCATTTTACCTTTAAAGAATTTTAGCATATATTGTACTGGAATAATTAAATTAGTATTGGTCTATCAGGATTGAAGATGAGAATAGCGAATTAATTTGGTAtacaaatttatttattatggGAATGTTCTTCTATAGAGATGGAATTGTGGATAGTTTTACGTGAAACTTTATTGATTCTATGTCGTTGTCATAATATTAGTGCAAAGAATATAATGATTCGACAGTATTTAGTTTAATATCTACATCTTCAGCTGAAAAgtcattttaaaagatttttttagcTTAACTTTTATCTTACCTTACATTACAAACCTATCTCAGTGGTTAGGCATTTTCATGCTGTATATTTTGGTTTTTGGCATCGAGTATGTGTAACTGGTTTCGATATCTCTAATATCATTTC is part of the Ostrea edulis chromosome 2, xbOstEdul1.1, whole genome shotgun sequence genome and harbors:
- the LOC125680720 gene encoding uncharacterized protein LOC125680720 isoform X11, coding for MMYKNSAPLVLLELLSLLNLTSTQNIQIEAQPATVDLRQDDLVILCSVTSPSQIETVYTIQLMKNNSGPLQNVVSVHSSGGTDVMPWQDTALLGRATATGIASSPQAAQLRFTIPKDNVQCPADFIGYKCTMNGFGTGTTGVVNQETNQIFVSYRVQPTLIEMPRVRILGEFSDTAQRQFTVGTALQLTCTGQTGSDPRATIRWCAKTVNTFTFTGLPPTPLHSEASLSGCQYTRSSTITYNLTNSDTFTQFLCESGNSGLCETGTAKQFFNLTIEENISTPKDHKIASDEKAEIIGSVVGAVVFIGLLVTLVFMYRRYTCNCNIDLKKNRGDGGVVTTDSEQSECYINMAAQNRQTERDHYEQLPEERAENQYDQVSVQDTPGSNGQTYETLQDSAGENKYGKLSYDKGTSAAGPNMLYEN
- the LOC125680720 gene encoding uncharacterized protein LOC125680720 isoform X10; its protein translation is MMYKNSAPLVLLELLSLLNLTSTQNIQIEAQPATVDLRQDDLVILCSVTSPSQIETVYTIQLMKNNSGPLQNVVSVHSSGGTDVMPWQDTALLGRATATGIASSPQAAQLRFTIPKDNVQCPADFIGYKCTMNGFGTGTTGVVNQETNQIFVSYRVQPTLIEMPRVRILGEFSDTAQRQFTVGTALQLTCTGQTGSDPRATIRWCAKTVNTFTFTGLPPTPLHSEASLSGCQYTRSSTITYNLTNSDTFTQFLCESGNSGLCETGTAKQFFNLTIEENISTPKDHKIASDEKAEIIGSVVGAVVFIGLLVTLVFMYRRYTCNCNIDLKKNRGDGGVVTTDSEQSECYINMAAQNRQTERDHYEQLPEERAENQYDQVSVQDTPGSNGQTYETLQDSAGENKYGKLSYDKEHAHHSPSTGSIYFTSRESICQPTLCAG
- the LOC125680720 gene encoding uncharacterized protein LOC125680720 isoform X3 is translated as MMYKNSAPLVLLELLSLLNLTSTQNIQIEAQPATVDLRQDDLVILCSVTSPSQIETVYTIQLMKNNSGPLQNVVSVHSSGGTDVMPWQDTALLGRATATGIASSPQAAQLRFTIPKDNVQCPADFIGYKCTMNGFGTGTTGVVNQETNQIFVSYRVQPTLIEMPRVRILGEFSDTAQRQFTVGTALQLTCTGQTGSDPRATIRWCAKTVNTFTFTGLPPTPLHSEASLSGCQYTRSSTITYNLTNSDTFTQFLCESGNSGLCETGTAKQFFNLTIEENISTPKEENVSTPKEGNISTPKHHKIASDEKAEIIGSVVGAVVFIGLLVTLVFMYRRYTCNCNIDLKKNRGDGGVVTTDSEQSECYINMAAQNRQTERDHYEQLPEERAENQYDQVSVQDTPGSNGQTYETLQDSAGENKYGKLSYDKEHAHHSPSTGSIYFTSRESICQPTLCAG
- the LOC125680720 gene encoding uncharacterized protein LOC125680720 isoform X2, coding for MMYKNSAPLVLLELLSLLNLTSTQNIQIEAQPATVDLRQDDLVILCSVTSPSQIETVYTIQLMKNNSGPLQNVVSVHSSGGTDVMPWQDTALLGRATATGIASSPQAAQLRFTIPKDNVQCPADFIGYKCTMNGFGTGTTGVVNQETNQIFVSYRVQPTLIEMPRVRILGEFSDTAQRQFTVGTALQLTCTGQTGSDPRATIRWCAKTVNTFTFTGLPPTPLHSEASLSGCQYTRSSTITYNLTNSDTFTQFLCESGNSGLCETGTAKQFFNLTIEENISTPKEENVSTPKEGNISTPKQGNISTPKHHKIASDEKAEIIGSVVGAVVFIGLLVTLVFMYRRYTCNCNIDLKKNRGDGGVVTTDSEQSECYINMAAQNRQTERDHYEQLPEERAENQYDQVSVQDTPGSNGQTYETLQDSAGENKYGKLSYDKEHAHHSPSTGSIYFTSRESICQPTLCAG